In one Apteryx mantelli isolate bAptMan1 chromosome 9, bAptMan1.hap1, whole genome shotgun sequence genomic region, the following are encoded:
- the XRN1 gene encoding 5'-3' exoribonuclease 1 isoform X4, protein MREYIDYEFSPVKDKISFEYDIERIIDDWILMGFLVGNDFIPHLPHLHINHDALPLLYRTYMAILPELGGYINENGHLNLKRFEKYLTRLSDFDREHFSEVFVDLKWFESKVGNKYLNEAAGIAAEEARNNKQRKHKAQENSICLAALEKNEDEVVTLKNVLEDEPEDDDLFETEFRQYKRTYYMTKMGVEVVSDDFLADQAECYVQAIQWILHYYYHGVQSWSWYYPYHYAPYLSDIRSISELKIKFELGKPFMPFEQLLAVLPAASKDLLPKCYQHLMISQDSPIIEYYPPDFKTDLNGKQQEWEAVVLIPFIDEKRLLQAMESCNKCLKEEEKRRNTHSACLMYWYDKDTEFKYMSPWPEKFPAIERCRSRYKTIPLDAWHVEITHNKITKINKSALYFCGFPTLKHIKHKFYLKKSGVQVFQQSSHGENMMLEIIADENSEEQTVENVASLVLGKLVFVNWPHLEEARVVAVSDGETKFYLEEPHGTQKLYMGNAVPPTKVAYVGDKEQNVWLKEVQGVSEHYQRRKGIIIHETSVVVYAQLLTGNRYQLNQNGEVYLEKQWSKQVLPFVYQTVVKDIKAFDSRFSNIKTLDDLFPPGSTAFMLGSPYYGCMGEVQDSRDVITEGRIRVVFNIPCEPQLDPLIQNQHKYSVKYNPAYILASRLGVSGYLVSRFTGSIFIGRGSKKNPHGDHKANVGLNLKFNKKNEEVPGYTKKVGNEWMYSSAVEQLLAEYLERVPELFNYIAKNSQEDIFYEDDIWPGEDENGAEKVQEIVAWLKAHPVSALSRSSCDLQILDAAIVEKIEEEIEKCKQRKSNKKVRVTVKPHLLYRPLEQQNGVVPDRDAEYRLFDRVVNVRENFSVPVGLRGTIIGIKGASRETDVLFEVLFDEEFLGGLTIRCSPARGYRLPSSALINLSHGNRSEMGSQKLTAIVKPQPAVNNYNSYASDLSSVCSQKVHLGGLNHSPRSLFVPTQQLSGRQHYNLRAENQGNSSSLQKGSFLSGNQKNKPQSKQDDEFCSIWQSLQGSGKSHHIQQSMHEKGAVLPQEIKLGTGNQFYKPGFNESSLKGQQRKQEPYKKFKEESKVTRNESQPHNKISNKQNFAGLNKYNVKLLKRNESPNVPVMQKASVDGPCTAGKKDNELESLLASLKISKENEVQTNSKEARATNEEHLSPQSFAMKGTQMLKEILKIDGSDLETKNEVKSQVNDVSAPPSRQDSPGAALQHRQTKKMAAYMNKPYSTGGPQNASALETGGHPFVGPQPTLSTPVSELSHICSLLGMSQPDFSFLKTPQTMTVCHIKLSNGLLVHGPQCHSETEAKEKAALFALQRLSSIGVNFPLPPPPPVFPNYQPLGVPVPPGSVPPVFTQPPANIMPPPSHMFGPVSWRVPVPIHGKHYYPGSYSGNMPLAGTIPVGTHNQFIPLQGTQ, encoded by the exons ATGAGAGAATATATTGATTACGAATTTTCACCAGTAAAA gacaaAATTTCCTTTGAATATGATATTGAAAGGATAATAGATGATTGGATCTTAATGGGTTTCCTTGTAGGCAATGATTTTATCCCTCATCTACCTCATTTACATATTAATCATGATGCACTGCCGCTACTTTATAGAACCTATATGGCTATCTTGCCAGAACTCGGAG GTTACATAAATGAAAACGGGCATCTGAACTTAAAACGCTTTGAGAAGTATCTCACAAGATTGTCAGAT TTTGATCGTGAACACTTCAGTGAAGTCTTTGTAGACTTAAAGTGGTTTGAAAGTAAAGTAGGCAATAAATACCTCAACGAGGCAGCTGGTATTGCAGCAGAAGAAGCCAGAAACAATAAACAAAGGAAACATAAG GCTCAGGAAAATTCTATATGTTTGgctgctttagaaaaaaatgaagatgaagtTGTGACCTTAAAAA ATGTGTTGGAAGATGAACCAGAAGATGATGATCTTTTTGAAACTGAGTTTAGGCAATACAAGAGAACTTACTACATGACTAAGATGGGTGTAGAAGTAGTTTCTGA TGACTTCTTGGCTGATCAAGCTGAATGTTATGTCCAGGCAATACAGTGGATTTTGCACTATTATTACCATGGAGTTCAGTCATGGAGCTg GTATTATCCTTATCATTATGCACCTTATCTGTCAGATATTCGCAGCATCAGTGAACTCAAAATCAAATTTGAACTGGGAAAACCTTTCATGCCATTTGAACAGCTTCTTGCTGTACTTCCAGCAGCTAGCAAAGATTTGTTACCTAAATGTTACCAG CATTTGATGATTAGTCAAGACTCTCCTATTATAGAATATTATCCGCCAGATTTTAAAACTGACCTAAACGGAAAACAGCAGGAATGGGAAGCTGTAGTATTAATCCCATTTATTGATGAG AAACGACTGCTGCAAGCCATGGAATCATGTAATAAGTGCctaaaggaagaggagaaacgAAGAAATACTCACAGTGCTTGCTTAATGTACTGGTATGACAAAGATACAGAGTTCAAGTACATGTCACCGTGGCCAGAAAAATTCCCTGCAATAGAAAGGTGTCGTTCCAG gtATAAAACAATTCCTTTGGATGCCTGGCATGTAGAAATAACCCACAATAAAATAACTAAAATCAACAAGAGTGCATTATATTTCTGTGGATTTCCTACTTTAAAGCACATTAAACATAAG TTCTATCTTAAGAAAAGTGGCGTACAGGTGTTTCAGCAAAGCAGCCATGGAGAAAATATGATGTTAGAAATCATAGCTGATGAGAATTCAGAAGAACAG actgtAGAAAATGTTGCCAGTTTGGTACTTGGAAAGCTTGTTTTTGTTAACTGGCCACACCTCGAAGAAGCCAGAGTTGTTGCTGTGTCAGATGGAGAAACTAA GTTTTATTTGGAAGAACCACATGGAACACAGAAGCTTTACATGGGAAATGCAGTGCCCCCAACTAAAGTGGCATATGTTGGAGATAAGGAACAAAATGTATGGTTAAAAGAAGTTCAAGGAGTTTCAGAACA TTaccagagaagaaaaggaataattATTCATGAAACATCAGTAGTTGTGTATGCTCAGTTACTCACGGGTAATAGATATCAACTAAACCAAAATGGTGAAGTTTATTTGGAGAAGCAGTGGTCAAAACAAGTTCTTCCTTTTGTTTACCAAACTGTTGTCAAG GATATCAAAGCCTTTGACTCTCGTTTTTCAAACATCAAAACTTTGGATGACTTGTTTCCTCCTGGGAGTACCGCCTTTATGCTGGGATCTCCTTACTATGGCTGCATGGGAGAA GTTCAAGATTCACGCGATGTGATCACAGAAGGTAGAATTCGCGTGGTTTTCAACATTCCATGTGAACCCCAGCTTGATCCCTTAATACAGAACCAGCAT aaatattctgTGAAATACAATCCTGCATATATTTTGGCCAGTCGTCTTGGAGTAAGTGGATATCTTGTCTCCAGATTTACAGGGAGTATCTTTATTGGAAGAGGATCAAAGAAAAA TCCTCATGGAGATCACAAAGCAAATGTGGGGCTGAACCTGAAATTcaataagaaaaatgaagaagttcCTGGCTATACTAAGAAAGTTGGAAATGAATGGATGTACTCTTCTGCAGTAGAACAACTACTTGCTGAATATTTAGAAAG GGTGCCTGAGCTATTTAATTATATAGCCAAGAATAGCCAAGAAGATATATTCTATGAAGATGACATTTGGCCTGGTGAGGATGAGAATGG GGCTGAGAAAGTTCAAGAAATTGTTGCCTGGCTAAAGGCACATCCTGTTTCTGCTTTGTCTCGCTCATCTTGTGACTTACAAATTTTGGATGCAGCCATTGTTGAGAAAATTGAAGAAGAAATAGAGAAATGCAAG caGAGAAAGAGCAACAAGAAGGTGCGAGTAACCGTGAAACCTCACTTGCTATATAGA CCTTTAGAACAACAGAATGGGGTTGTTCCAGATCGAGATGCAGAGTATAGGCTGTTTGACCGTGTTGTCAATGTGAGAGAGAACTTTTCTGTTCCTGTTGGTCTTCGAGGTACCATTATAGGAATTAAAGGAG CCAGTAGAGAAACTGATGTGCTCTTTGAAGTTTTGTTTGATGAAGAATTCCTTGGAGGCCTAACTATAAG GTGCTCACCTGCCAGAGGTTATCGTCTGCCATCAAGTGCCTTAATTAATCTATCTCATGGTAATCGGTCAGAAATGGGAAGTCAAAAACTGACGGCCATAGTTAAACCCCAGCCAGCTGTGAATAACTACAATTCATATGCATCTGATCTATCATCTGTATGCTCACAAAAAGTGCATCTGGGAGGTCTCAACCATTCTCCTCGCTCCCTTTTTGTTCCTACTCAA CAACTGAGTGGAAGACAGCATTACAATCTCAGGGCTGAAAATCAGGGcaactccagttcactccagaaAGGATCATTTTTGAGTGGCaatcagaaaaataaa CCACAGAGTAAGCAAGACGATGAATTCTGCAGCATATGGCAATCATTGCAGGGTTCTGGGAAGTCTCACCACATTCAACAAAGCATGCACGAGAAG GGTGCAGTTCTACCTCAGGAAATCAAGCTGGGAACTGGCAATCAATTCTACAAGCCAGGCTTCAATGAGAGCAGCCTTAAAGGCCAGCAAAGAAAACAGGAGCCATATAAAAAGT TTAAAGAAGAATCTAAAGTTACAAGAAATGAAAGTCAGCCACATAATAAGATATCAAATAAACAG AATTTTGCAGGACTGAATAAGTACAATGTCAAACTTTTGAAGAGAAATGAAAGTCCCAATGTGCCTGTAATGCAGAAGGCTTCAGTTGATGGTCCCTGTACAGCTGGAAAG aaGGACAATGAACTTGAAAGCCTTCTAGCTTCTTTgaaaatttccaaagaaaatgaagTGCAGACTAACTCCAAGGAAGCAAGAGCTACAAATGAAGAACATCTGTCACCACAATCATTTGCTATG aaaggaacACAGATGCTCAAAGAAATTTTGAAGATAGATGGCTCTGACCTGGAAACCAAGAATGAAGTGAAATCTCAAGTTAATGATGTTTCTGCTCCCCCTAGTAGACAGGATTCCCCTGGAGCTGCCTTGCAACatagacaaacaaaaaaaatgg ctGCTTATATGAACAAGCCTTATAGCACTGGAGGCCCTCAGAATGCATCAGCACTGGAAACTGGAGGTCACCCTTTCGTTGGTCCACAGCCTACCCTGTCTACTCCTGTTTCTGAACTTTCTCATATTTGTTCTCTTCTTGGAATGTCGCAACCTGATTTCTCTTTCCTAAAAACACCACAG ACCATGACAGTTTGTCACATAAAGTTATCCAATGGTTTGTTGGTTCATGGACCACAGTGTCATTCTGAAACTGAAGCCAAGGAAAAAGCTGCGCTTTTTGCTTTACAGCGATTG AGCTCTATAGGAGTGAACTTCCCTTTGCCTCCACCTCCACCAGTGTTTCCAAATTATCAACCTCTGGGAGTTCCTGTACCACCTGGATCTGTTCCTCCAGTCTTTACACAGCCCCCTG ctaATATAATGCCTCCACCATCTCACATGTTTGGTCCAGTGTCCTGGCGAGTTCCAGTGCCTATTCATGGCAAACATTATTATCCTGGCTCCTATTCAGGAAATATGCCTCTTGCAGGAACTATACCAGTTGGTACTCACAACCAGTTTATACCTCTGCAG GGGACACAGTGA